A genomic segment from Raphanus sativus cultivar WK10039 unplaced genomic scaffold, ASM80110v3 Scaffold1867, whole genome shotgun sequence encodes:
- the LOC108810894 gene encoding protein XRI1-like isoform X1, with the protein MLSLFHTSRACFYTFHFLWVTASYLAWTVEEDTMDYRKDRGSSWNWQSHYCNHKPQSRFSDVRECTMIEVTLNQEDHSYMFDDDNESTTPVKACTESGYHHVTTDETIKKKLEVPRETRSSVKRRRMLQFEDQPVETTLFRSESFSSILRSSAREDSFDELLPEGSQLIEDASASSFEGIDELYAEEWYVDCLNDPEAPTLPDDLSFGSPDVHVDISEYLNLPPETSEVKRPVTRSSPNVIFKARKSFARPVPKLASSSVIYPFSFIKPCGMVDGDIMTLKDINQKILTPPGKPKENKAETTPVIQTSAFSGKPVVGKTKIRTEGGKGSITIMRTRG; encoded by the exons ACTCTTCCATACCAGTCGTGCGTGTTTTTATACATTTCATTTTTTGTGGGTAACGGCTAGCTATTTGGCGTGGACAGTGGAAGAAGATACGATGGACTACAGAAAAGATCG tgGCTCATCATGGAATTGGCAAAGTCACTACTGTAATCACAAGCCACAGTCACGTTTCT CTGATGTGAGGGAGTGTACGATGATTGAAGTCACATTAAACCAAGAAGACCACTCCTACATgtttgatgatgataatgaatCCACCACCCCAGTGAAGGCCTGTACCGAGTCGGGTTATCATCATGTCACAACAG ATGAAACGATCAAGAAGAAGCTGGAAGTGCCACGTGAGACGCGTTCTTCTGTAAAGAGGCGTCGGATGTTACAGTTCGAAGACCAGCCTGTGGAAACAACCCTTTTCAGAAGTGAGAGCTTCTCTTCAATCTTAAGATCAAGC GCTAGAGAGGATTCATTTGATGAGCTTCTACCCGAAGGATCTCAGCTTATAGAAGATGCTTCTGCCTCAAGCTTTGAGGGCATTGATGAACTGTATGCTGAAGAGTGGTATGTTGACTGCTTAAATGATCCTGAGGCTCCAACCCTACCTGATGACTT AAGCTTTGGTTCCCCTGATGTCCATGTAGATATATCAG AGTATCTAAACCTCCCACCAGAAACAAGTGAAGTTAAGCGACCTGTGACTCGTTCTTCTCCAAATGTTATCTTCAAAGCTAGAAAATCTTTTGCAAGGCCGGTTCCAAAGCTAGCGTCGTCTTCTGTCATCTATCCATTTTCATTCATCAAACCATGTGGGATGGTTGATGGAGACATCATGACTCTCAAGGACATCAACCAGAAAATTCTAACTCCACCAGGGAAACCAAAGGAGAACAAAGCAGAGACGACTCCAGTTATTCAAACTTCAGCGTTCTCTGGGAAACCTGTTGTTGGAAAGACTAAGATCCGCACTGAAGGTGGTAAAGGAAGCATCACGATTATGAGGACTAGAGGCTAA
- the LOC108807053 gene encoding 60S ribosomal protein L13a-4 encodes MVSGSGICSKRVVVDARHHMLGRLASIVAKELLNGQKVVIVRCEEICLSGGLVRQKMKYMRFLRKRMNTKPSHGPIHFRAPSKIFWRTVRGMIPHKTKRGAAALARMKVFEGVPPPYDKVKRMVIPDALKVLRLQAGHKYCLLGRLSSEVGWNHYDTIKELEAKRKERSQVVYERKKQLNKLRAKAEKVAEEKLGAQLEILAPVKY; translated from the exons ATGGTGTCAGGATCAGGCATCTGCTCGAAGCGCGTGGTCGTCGACGCGCGGCACCACATGCTCGGTCGCCTGGCGTCGATCGTGGCCAAGGAGCTCCTCAACGGCCAGAAGGTCGTCATCGTGAGATGCGAGGAGATCTGCCTCTCCGGTGGACTCGTGCGTCAGAAAATGAAGTACATGAGGTTCCTCCGCAAACGCATGAACACCAAACCCTCGCACGGTCCCATTCACTTCCGTGCTCCCTCCAAGATCTTCTGGCGTACCGTTCGCGG TATGATTCCACATAAAACGAAGCGTGGAGCTGCTGCACTTGCACGCATGAAGGTTTTCGAAGGTGTGCCTCCACCGTACGACAAAGTCAAGAGGATGGTTATCCCTGACGCTCTAAA GGTGTTGAGGCTTCAGGCTGGCCACAAGTACTGTCTGTTGGGTCGTCTTTCTTCTGAAGTTGGGTGGAATCACTATGACACCATCAAG GAGCTGGAGGCAAAGAGGAAGGAGAGATCTCAAGTGGTTTACGAGAGGAAGAAGCAACTTAACAAACTTAGAGCTAAGGCCGAGAAGGTCGCTGAAGAGAAGCTTGGAGCACAGCTCGAGATTCTTGCACCAGTCAAGTACTGA
- the LOC108810894 gene encoding protein XRI1-like isoform X2 — MDYRKDRGSSWNWQSHYCNHKPQSRFSDVRECTMIEVTLNQEDHSYMFDDDNESTTPVKACTESGYHHVTTDETIKKKLEVPRETRSSVKRRRMLQFEDQPVETTLFRSESFSSILRSSAREDSFDELLPEGSQLIEDASASSFEGIDELYAEEWYVDCLNDPEAPTLPDDLSFGSPDVHVDISEYLNLPPETSEVKRPVTRSSPNVIFKARKSFARPVPKLASSSVIYPFSFIKPCGMVDGDIMTLKDINQKILTPPGKPKENKAETTPVIQTSAFSGKPVVGKTKIRTEGGKGSITIMRTRG, encoded by the exons ATGGACTACAGAAAAGATCG tgGCTCATCATGGAATTGGCAAAGTCACTACTGTAATCACAAGCCACAGTCACGTTTCT CTGATGTGAGGGAGTGTACGATGATTGAAGTCACATTAAACCAAGAAGACCACTCCTACATgtttgatgatgataatgaatCCACCACCCCAGTGAAGGCCTGTACCGAGTCGGGTTATCATCATGTCACAACAG ATGAAACGATCAAGAAGAAGCTGGAAGTGCCACGTGAGACGCGTTCTTCTGTAAAGAGGCGTCGGATGTTACAGTTCGAAGACCAGCCTGTGGAAACAACCCTTTTCAGAAGTGAGAGCTTCTCTTCAATCTTAAGATCAAGC GCTAGAGAGGATTCATTTGATGAGCTTCTACCCGAAGGATCTCAGCTTATAGAAGATGCTTCTGCCTCAAGCTTTGAGGGCATTGATGAACTGTATGCTGAAGAGTGGTATGTTGACTGCTTAAATGATCCTGAGGCTCCAACCCTACCTGATGACTT AAGCTTTGGTTCCCCTGATGTCCATGTAGATATATCAG AGTATCTAAACCTCCCACCAGAAACAAGTGAAGTTAAGCGACCTGTGACTCGTTCTTCTCCAAATGTTATCTTCAAAGCTAGAAAATCTTTTGCAAGGCCGGTTCCAAAGCTAGCGTCGTCTTCTGTCATCTATCCATTTTCATTCATCAAACCATGTGGGATGGTTGATGGAGACATCATGACTCTCAAGGACATCAACCAGAAAATTCTAACTCCACCAGGGAAACCAAAGGAGAACAAAGCAGAGACGACTCCAGTTATTCAAACTTCAGCGTTCTCTGGGAAACCTGTTGTTGGAAAGACTAAGATCCGCACTGAAGGTGGTAAAGGAAGCATCACGATTATGAGGACTAGAGGCTAA